One window of the Alligator mississippiensis isolate rAllMis1 chromosome 5, rAllMis1, whole genome shotgun sequence genome contains the following:
- the HMGCS2 gene encoding hydroxymethylglutaryl-CoA synthase, mitochondrial isoform X2, whose translation MFRFFSRSKRYLQVKRVLQRQEQPSWPAHHVAAAQKGSFSTIPMDRSSRSDLWPKDVGIQALEVYFPSQYVEQVELEKYDGVEAGKYTQGLGQRQMGFCSAHEDINSLCLTVVQRLVERSHLSWDSIGRLEVGTETIIDKSKAVKTVLMQLFQDSGNTDVEGIDTTNACYGGTASLFNAADWVESSSWDGRYALVVCGDIAVYATGNARPTGGAGAVAMLVGPNAPLALERGLRGTHMENAYDFYKPDLASEYPVVDGKLSIQCYFRALDQCYAVYRKKIQSQWQKEGITKPFTMEDFQFIIFHTPFCKLVQKSVGRLLLNDFLAAPKPDTESGIYKGLQSFRCSAQQLAGSRIGAFSYGSGLAASLFSLRVSQDAAPGSSLDKLVSSLSDLQTRLDSRKCIPPEEFAQIMKLREDTHHLANHTPHGSKDNLFPGTWYLQQIDDKYRRAYARKPL comes from the exons ATGTTCCGCTTCTTCAGTCGCAGCAAGCGCTATTTGCAAGTGAAGCGAGTGCTGCAGAGACAGGAGCAGCCCTCATGGCCAGCACACCATGTGGCAGCAGCCCAGAAGGGCAG TTTTTCCACCATCCCTATGGATCGCTCATCCCGATCAGACTTGTGGCCAAAGGATGTGGGCATACAGGCCTTGGAGGTGTACTTCCCTTCACAGTATGTAGAGCAGGTGGAATTGGAGAAGTATGATGGTGTGGAAGCAGGGAAGTACACGCAAGGCCTGGGCCAGAGGCAAATGGGCTTCTGCTCAGCCCACGAGGACATTAACTCCCTCTGCCTGACTGTGGTGCAGAGGCTGGTGGAGCGCAGCCACCTCTCCTGGGACTCCATCGGCCGACTGGAGGTTGGCACAGAGACTATTATTGACAAGTCCAAGGCAGTCAAGACAGTCCTCATGCAGCTCTTCCAGGACTCGGGGAACACTGATGTTGAAGGCATCGACACCACTAATGCCTGCTATGGTGGCACAGCCTCCCTCTTCAATGCTGCCGACTGGGTGGAGTCCAGCTCCTGGGATG GCCGATATGCTTTGGTGGTCTGCGGTGACATTGCTGTTTATGCCACTGGGAATGCCCGTCCCAcaggaggggcaggagctgtagCCATGCTGGTTGGCCCGAATGCCCCTCTGGCACTAGAGAGAG gtCTTCGAGGAACCCACATGGAGAATGCCTATGATTTCTACAAGCCAGACTTGGCTTCAGAGTATCCTGTGGTAGATGGGAAACTCTCAATCCAGTGCTATTTCCGGGCACTGGATCAATGCTATGCTGTCTATCGCAAGAAAATCCAGAGCCAGTGGCAGAAAG AGGGGATCACCAAACCTTTTACCATGGAAGACTTCCAGTTCATAATCTTCCACACACCCTTCTGCAAACTGGTACAGAAGTCTGTGGGACGGTTGCTGCTCAATGACTTCCTGGCAGCTCCCAAACCTGACACTGAGAGTGGCATCTACAAAGGGCTGCAGAGCTTCCG ATGTTCTGCACAGCAGCTGGCTGGCTCAAGGATCGGGGCCTTCTCTTATGGCTCAGGATTGGCTGCAAGCTTGTTCTCCCTTCGAGTCTCACAGGATGCTGCCCCAG GTTCCTCCCTGGACAAGCTGGTTTCCAGCCTCTCTGACCTGCAGACTCGCCTGGATTCCCGGAAGTGCATCCCGCCTGAGGAGTTTGCACAGATCATGAAGTTGAGGGAGGACACCCATCACTTGG CAAACCACACTCCCCATGGCTCCAAGGACAACCTTTTCCCAGGCACCTGGTACCTGCAGCAAATTGATGACAAATACCGCCGGGCATATGCCAGGAAACCACTTTAA
- the HMGCS2 gene encoding hydroxymethylglutaryl-CoA synthase, mitochondrial isoform X1 gives MFRFFSRSKRYLQVKRVLQRQEQPSWPAHHVAAAQKGSFSTIPMDRSSRSDLWPKDVGIQALEVYFPSQYVEQVELEKYDGVEAGKYTQGLGQRQMGFCSAHEDINSLCLTVVQRLVERSHLSWDSIGRLEVGTETIIDKSKAVKTVLMQLFQDSGNTDVEGIDTTNACYGGTASLFNAADWVESSSWDGRYALVVCGDIAVYATGNARPTGGAGAVAMLVGPNAPLALERGLRGTHMENAYDFYKPDLASEYPVVDGKLSIQCYFRALDQCYAVYRKKIQSQWQKEGITKPFTMEDFQFIIFHTPFCKLVQKSVGRLLLNDFLAAPKPDTESGIYKGLQSFRGKKLEDTYSDKDVEKAFQKASLEIFSQKTKPSLLLSSRNGNMYTPSVYGCLASLLAQCSAQQLAGSRIGAFSYGSGLAASLFSLRVSQDAAPGSSLDKLVSSLSDLQTRLDSRKCIPPEEFAQIMKLREDTHHLANHTPHGSKDNLFPGTWYLQQIDDKYRRAYARKPL, from the exons ATGTTCCGCTTCTTCAGTCGCAGCAAGCGCTATTTGCAAGTGAAGCGAGTGCTGCAGAGACAGGAGCAGCCCTCATGGCCAGCACACCATGTGGCAGCAGCCCAGAAGGGCAG TTTTTCCACCATCCCTATGGATCGCTCATCCCGATCAGACTTGTGGCCAAAGGATGTGGGCATACAGGCCTTGGAGGTGTACTTCCCTTCACAGTATGTAGAGCAGGTGGAATTGGAGAAGTATGATGGTGTGGAAGCAGGGAAGTACACGCAAGGCCTGGGCCAGAGGCAAATGGGCTTCTGCTCAGCCCACGAGGACATTAACTCCCTCTGCCTGACTGTGGTGCAGAGGCTGGTGGAGCGCAGCCACCTCTCCTGGGACTCCATCGGCCGACTGGAGGTTGGCACAGAGACTATTATTGACAAGTCCAAGGCAGTCAAGACAGTCCTCATGCAGCTCTTCCAGGACTCGGGGAACACTGATGTTGAAGGCATCGACACCACTAATGCCTGCTATGGTGGCACAGCCTCCCTCTTCAATGCTGCCGACTGGGTGGAGTCCAGCTCCTGGGATG GCCGATATGCTTTGGTGGTCTGCGGTGACATTGCTGTTTATGCCACTGGGAATGCCCGTCCCAcaggaggggcaggagctgtagCCATGCTGGTTGGCCCGAATGCCCCTCTGGCACTAGAGAGAG gtCTTCGAGGAACCCACATGGAGAATGCCTATGATTTCTACAAGCCAGACTTGGCTTCAGAGTATCCTGTGGTAGATGGGAAACTCTCAATCCAGTGCTATTTCCGGGCACTGGATCAATGCTATGCTGTCTATCGCAAGAAAATCCAGAGCCAGTGGCAGAAAG AGGGGATCACCAAACCTTTTACCATGGAAGACTTCCAGTTCATAATCTTCCACACACCCTTCTGCAAACTGGTACAGAAGTCTGTGGGACGGTTGCTGCTCAATGACTTCCTGGCAGCTCCCAAACCTGACACTGAGAGTGGCATCTACAAAGGGCTGCAGAGCTTCCG TGGTAAAAAGCTAGAAGACACTTACTCTgacaaggatgtggagaaggcATTTCAAAAAGCAAGCCTGGAGATTTTCAGCCAGAAAACCAAGCCCTCACTGCTCCTTTCCTCTCGCAATGGCAACATGTACACCCCTTCTGTCTACGGGTGTCTCGCCTCTCTCCTTGCACA ATGTTCTGCACAGCAGCTGGCTGGCTCAAGGATCGGGGCCTTCTCTTATGGCTCAGGATTGGCTGCAAGCTTGTTCTCCCTTCGAGTCTCACAGGATGCTGCCCCAG GTTCCTCCCTGGACAAGCTGGTTTCCAGCCTCTCTGACCTGCAGACTCGCCTGGATTCCCGGAAGTGCATCCCGCCTGAGGAGTTTGCACAGATCATGAAGTTGAGGGAGGACACCCATCACTTGG CAAACCACACTCCCCATGGCTCCAAGGACAACCTTTTCCCAGGCACCTGGTACCTGCAGCAAATTGATGACAAATACCGCCGGGCATATGCCAGGAAACCACTTTAA